Proteins co-encoded in one Aspergillus flavus chromosome 2, complete sequence genomic window:
- a CDS encoding transcription factor protein (FF domain protein): MLKSTYTPPPPLPPGWTEHRAPSGHLYYYNSQTKQSTYTRPQASAAPPQPQSAPSAPDTTHNNPYLTPDTLPPFSSTPYAPQGLGFGTSIQATSQHGQNRGGFRGGRGYHDRRNRGPEDRPKSKHALPSCAPWVLVETKLGRRFVHNPETKESFWKIPPEVLKGVVEYDRIQRERKEKAERSEDIDDESSVLERETETSGKQHHEQKGITPAAYAGEESDEYEEVEVTDSEGEDAEDHPSKRPKTEGEDGQQQPLEFTEEDIEYQLAAMGEEYGLDPGEYGEPGEDGWEEGAEGLPLTEEDATALFRDLLDDYHINPYATWEKIIEEGRIIEDSRYTALPNMRSRREVWSHWSRDRIQVLKEQKERQEKKDPRIKYLAFLEAHATPKLYWPEFKRKYRKEAEMKDSQLSDKDREKFYRDLMSRLKQPESTRKSELSALLKSVPLHDLNRSSSLEALPPTIITDIRYISLPAKVRDPLIETYISTLPPAPEQGEHMTAEQREEAERKRLEREKREKALAEREKQVQEDKRKQWGDLARGRNLLREGQAEIEEALRIGKAGLRSHIEGEQDSSKEGEAQEGK; the protein is encoded by the exons ATGCTCAAGTCCACCTAtacccctccccctccactACCACCAGGTTGGACCGAGCATAGAGCTCCTTCGG GCCACttgtattattataactcGCAAACAAAACAATCCACCTATACTAGACCTCAGGCATCTGCCGCTCCACCCCAACCTCAATCGGCCCCGTCTGCACCCGATACCACTCACAACAATCCTTATCTCACTCCGGATACTTTACCTCCATTTTCCTCGACGCCTTATGCACCTCAGGGTTTGGGGTTCGGCACGTCTATTCAAGCAACATCTCAACACGGTCAAAATCGGGGCGGCTTtcgtggaggaagaggctaTCACGATCGCAGGAATAGAGGACCGGAAGATAGGCCGAAATCGAAACATGCCCTACCCAGCTGTGCACCCTGGGTACTTGTTGAAACCAAATTGGGAAGGAGATTTGTCCACAACCCTGAAACAAAGGAAAGTTTTTGGAAAATTCCACCGGAGGTATTGAAAGGAGTCGTGGAGTACGACCGTAtacagagagagagaaaagaaaaggcggAGCGCAGTGAAGACATCGATGACGAGAGTTCCGTACTTGAAAGGGAAACTGAAACATCTGGTAAACAGCATCATGAGCAGAAAGGAATCACCCCGGCTGCATATGCAGGTGAAGAAAGCGATGAATATGAGGAAGTCGAAGTTACAGATAGCGAAGGTGAAGATGCGGAGGATCATCCTTCCAAACGACCGAAAACAGAGGGCGAAGAtggccaacaacaaccctTGGAGTTCACGGAAGAAGATATCGAGTATCAACTGGCCGCTATGGGTGAAGAATATGGCCTTGATCCCGGCGAATATGGTGAACCAGGCGAAGATGGCTGGGAAGAAGGTGCTGAGGGACTACCACTcacagaagaagacgcaACTGCTCTGTTCCGTGACCTTCTTGATGATTACCACATTAACCCGTATGCAACCTGGGAGAAGATTATTGAAGAGGGCCGGATTATAGAGGACTCTCGTTACACCGCGCTTCCGAATATGAGGTCACGTAGGGAAGTTTGGTCTCATTGGAGCCGTGACCGGATCCAAGTGCTTAAGGaacagaaagagagacaagagaaaaaggaccCGCGCATCAAATATCTAGCTTTCCTTGAAGCGCACGCTACCCCCAAGCTATATTGGCCGGAATTCAAACGCAAGTATCGCAAGGAGGCCGAAATGAAAGACTCTCAGCTGTCCGATAAGGACCGAGAGAAATTCTATCGCGACTTAATGTCGCGGTTAAAACAGCCGGAAAGCACTCGCAAGTCCGAACTCTCCGCCTTGCTGAAGTCCGTCCCCCTGCATGATTTAAATCGCTCGTCGAGCCTGGAAGCTCTCCCTCCAACTATCATTACCGATATCAGATATATCTCTCTGCCTGCGAAGGTTCGCGACCCCCTTATTGAGACCTACATATCTACTTTGCCTCCAGCGCCTGAGCAGGGTGAGCATATGACTGCAGAGCAACGAGAAGAGGCAGAGCGTAAGAGATTGGAGCGCGAAAAGCGTGAGAAGGCTTTGGCAGAACGGGAGAAACAAG
- a CDS encoding putative proteasome component Pre9 yields MSRRYDSRTTIFSPEGRLYQVEYALEAISHAGTALGILAKDGIVLAAEKKVTSKLLEQDTSAEKLYTLNDNMICAVAGMTADANILINYARQAAQRYLLTYDEEIPCEQLVRRLCDLKQGYTQHGGLRPFGVSFIYAGYDPLREFQLYQSNPSGNYGGWKATSVGANNASAQSLLKQDYKEDCDLKEACAMAVKVLSKTMDSTKLSSEKIEFATVGKTQEGKVYHHLWNADEINALLKQHGLAKVDDEPEAGDIK; encoded by the exons ATGTCACGACGATACGATTCCAGG ACTaccatcttctcccccgAAGGTCGCCTTTACCAGGTTGAATATGCGCTCGAAGCAATTTCGCACGCCGGCACGGCTCTAGGAATTTTGGCTAAGGATGGAATCGTTCTTGcagcagagaagaaagtgaCTAGCAAGCTGCTAGAGCAGGACACTTCTGCGGAGAAACTTTATACTCTGAACGA TAACATGATCTGTGCCGTGGCAGGTATGACGGCAGATGCAAACATCCTAATCAACTACGCCCGACAAGCCGCCCAGCGTTATCTTCTTACCTACGACGAAGAAATCCCATGTGAGCAACTCGTCCGTCGACTGTGTGATCTGAAACAGGGATACACCCAGCATGGTGGTCTCCGTCCATTCGGTGTCTCGTTCATCTATGCCGGCTACGACCCTCTGCGGGAGTTCCAGTTGTACCAGAGCAATCCCAGTGGCAACTACGGTGGTTGGAAGGCCACTAGCGTGGGAGCAAACAACGCAAGTGCCCAGAGCTTGCTCAAACAAGATTACAAGGAAGACTGTGATTTGAAGGAGGCGTGTGCTATGGCCGTCAAGGTTCTGAGCAAGACTATGGACTCCACAAAGTTAAGCAGTGAGAAGA TTGAATTTGCAACGGTGGGAAAGACTCAGGAAGGGAAGGTTTACCACCACCTGTGGAATGCTGACGAAATTAATGCTCTGCTGAAGCAGCATGGGCTGGCTAAAGTTGATGACGAGCCCGAGGCTGGGGACATTAAATAG